From the genome of Phytohabitans rumicis, one region includes:
- a CDS encoding alpha-L-fucosidase encodes MGIDTALAKYIGCMVVRVTADWFRDAKFGIMIHWGLYSIPAWAPLDDAVVRVLSQGGHSPDGDPESDPLFRNCYAEWYQNSYLLTGSPTWHHHKEVYGDRPYEDFAGDFRAAVEGWDAAGWADLFAAAGARYVVPVTKHHDGFALWPSRTPNPYRDGWSTERDVVGELGAAVRAQGMRYGLYYSGGLDWTFGNVPIHRQIDVEFSIPNTPEYARYVNAHWRELIDRYEPSMLWNDIGYPAGGDPERLFAEYYARVPDGVVNDRFMSEHSDIRSPEYEIRPDIDPHVWETVRGLGLSFGWNRQETAAQLLSATELVHLLVDVVSKNGNLLLGVAPDDRGEIPAGQADVLREVGRWLAANGEAIYGTRPWTTAEATTADGLPVRFTRRGDTRYAIVLGAAEQLHGVPGIDPEDARRLGDGEGPATAFVL; translated from the coding sequence ATGGGCATCGATACTGCCTTAGCCAAATACATCGGATGTATGGTGGTGCGCGTGACGGCAGATTGGTTCCGCGATGCCAAGTTCGGCATCATGATCCACTGGGGTCTTTACTCGATCCCGGCGTGGGCACCCCTGGATGACGCGGTCGTTCGGGTGTTGTCGCAGGGTGGTCACAGCCCCGACGGAGACCCGGAAAGTGACCCACTATTCCGAAACTGTTACGCGGAGTGGTATCAAAACTCCTACCTTTTGACGGGCAGTCCCACCTGGCACCACCACAAGGAGGTGTACGGCGACCGGCCGTACGAGGACTTCGCCGGCGACTTCCGGGCGGCCGTCGAGGGGTGGGACGCGGCCGGCTGGGCCGACCTGTTCGCCGCGGCCGGCGCCCGGTACGTCGTACCCGTGACCAAGCACCACGACGGGTTCGCGCTGTGGCCGTCGCGTACGCCCAACCCGTACCGGGACGGCTGGTCGACGGAGCGCGACGTGGTCGGCGAACTGGGCGCCGCGGTCCGGGCCCAGGGCATGCGGTACGGGCTGTACTACTCCGGCGGCCTGGACTGGACCTTCGGCAACGTGCCGATCCACCGCCAGATCGACGTGGAGTTCAGCATCCCGAACACCCCCGAGTACGCCCGCTACGTCAACGCGCACTGGCGCGAGCTGATCGACCGGTACGAGCCGAGCATGCTCTGGAACGACATCGGCTACCCGGCCGGCGGCGACCCGGAGCGGCTGTTCGCGGAGTACTACGCGCGCGTGCCGGACGGCGTCGTCAACGACCGGTTCATGTCCGAGCACAGCGACATCCGCAGCCCCGAGTACGAGATCCGGCCCGACATCGACCCGCATGTGTGGGAGACGGTGCGCGGGCTGGGCCTGTCGTTCGGCTGGAACAGGCAGGAGACCGCGGCGCAGCTGCTGTCGGCGACCGAGCTGGTGCACCTGCTCGTCGACGTGGTGAGCAAGAACGGAAACCTGCTGCTCGGCGTGGCCCCGGACGACCGCGGCGAGATCCCGGCCGGGCAGGCGGACGTGCTGCGCGAGGTGGGGCGGTGGCTGGCGGCCAACGGCGAGGCGATCTACGGCACCCGGCCGTGGACCACCGCCGAGGCCACCACGGCGGACGGCCTGCCGGTGCGGTTCACCCGGCGCGGCGACACCCGCTACGCGATCGTCCTGGGGGCGGCGGAGCAGTTGCACGGCGTACCCGGAATTGACCCGGAAGACGCACGGCGCCTGGGCGACGGCGAAGGACCCGCGACGGCCTTTGTCCTTTAG